The Xanthomonas sontii genome contains a region encoding:
- a CDS encoding DUF3999 domain-containing protein yields the protein MIRRALFPLLLAGLPLCAFAASQRDDYAQQWPLTLQDADAGAYRVQLDDAVYRSAQRASLGDVEVFNAAGDPLPAALFAAEQAETAPRRQPLPWFPLPAAPDGRTPDLELIAERDSDGSVRRIQTRVAGAGSDAGAAGWLVDASALHAPLRALSLQWAAAAQPQQARYRVEGSDDLRDWEVLVADATLVDLSNQGHRLQQLRIPIGREVHYLRLLPLAGAGAPPLTGVEAELAPTPVVADWHWQQLDAASTDPAQHGYAFVSPGRYPVTRVDIALPGNNAIEWRVQSRDSAEAPWQDRAGPWLAYQVGGGSRSPPQALTAPVRDRYWRLLAAQDPGRQRPALRLGYQPETLVFLAQGAPPYALAAGSARTQRAQAPLAAALQALHTQRGPQWAPATASLGAAQPLAGAAALQAPPPPRDWKTWLLWALLVGGALLVVGFALSLLRKPGAGEGTG from the coding sequence ATGATCCGACGTGCGCTGTTTCCGTTGTTGCTGGCTGGGTTGCCGCTGTGCGCGTTCGCCGCCAGCCAGCGCGACGACTACGCCCAGCAGTGGCCGCTGACCCTGCAGGACGCCGATGCCGGCGCCTATCGCGTGCAGCTCGACGATGCGGTCTACCGCAGTGCGCAGCGCGCCTCGCTGGGCGACGTGGAGGTGTTCAACGCGGCCGGCGACCCGCTGCCGGCGGCCCTGTTCGCCGCCGAACAGGCCGAGACGGCGCCGCGCCGGCAGCCGTTGCCGTGGTTTCCGCTGCCGGCGGCGCCCGACGGGCGGACCCCGGATCTGGAGCTGATCGCCGAGCGCGACAGCGACGGCAGTGTGCGCCGCATCCAGACCCGCGTGGCCGGCGCTGGCTCCGACGCGGGCGCTGCCGGCTGGCTGGTCGATGCCAGCGCGTTGCATGCGCCGCTGCGCGCACTGTCGCTGCAATGGGCCGCCGCTGCGCAGCCACAGCAAGCGCGCTACCGCGTCGAGGGCAGCGACGATCTGCGCGACTGGGAGGTGCTGGTGGCCGATGCGACCCTGGTCGACCTCAGCAACCAGGGGCACCGGCTGCAGCAACTGCGCATCCCCATCGGCCGCGAAGTGCACTATCTGCGCCTGCTGCCGCTGGCCGGTGCCGGCGCGCCGCCGCTGACCGGGGTGGAGGCCGAACTGGCACCGACGCCGGTCGTCGCCGACTGGCATTGGCAACAACTGGACGCGGCGAGCACCGATCCCGCGCAGCACGGCTATGCCTTCGTGTCGCCGGGGCGCTACCCGGTGACGCGCGTCGACATCGCCTTGCCCGGCAACAACGCCATCGAATGGCGCGTGCAGAGCCGCGACAGCGCCGAGGCGCCGTGGCAGGACCGCGCCGGTCCATGGCTGGCCTACCAGGTGGGCGGCGGCAGCCGCTCGCCGCCGCAGGCGCTGACTGCGCCGGTGCGGGACCGCTACTGGCGGTTGCTGGCGGCGCAGGACCCGGGCCGCCAGCGGCCGGCGCTGCGCCTGGGCTACCAGCCGGAGACGCTGGTGTTCCTGGCGCAGGGCGCGCCGCCTTATGCGCTGGCCGCCGGCAGTGCGCGCACCCAGCGTGCGCAGGCGCCGCTGGCCGCCGCGTTGCAGGCCTTGCACACCCAGCGTGGGCCGCAATGGGCGCCGGCCACTGCCAGCCTCGGCGCGGCGCAGCCACTGGCCGGTGCCGCGGCGCTGCAGGCGCCACCGCCGCCGCGCGACTGGAAGACCTGGCTGCTGTGGGCGCTGCTGGTCGGTGGTGCGCTGCTGGTGGTCGGTTTCGCGCTCAGCCTGCTGCGCAAACCCGGCGCCGGCGAGGGCACGGGCTGA